One window of the Synergistaceae bacterium genome contains the following:
- a CDS encoding type II secretion system protein: MKKKYYSRKGFTLVELLIVIVVIGILSAMMMLSSTEAMSSAKASNIASNLRNLKTAALAWYADHTDLVAADGRVKTNVTDADSSVKPFQEQNQNDALEVGKYFNNEDSISINGGSGSDPIKAGGYGVCDAGSGYRSTWYVGYKFASNEDSIKEKLKGRLKTLGMILRGNTPNKDGETVIWLKVMGEWSPGN; the protein is encoded by the coding sequence ATGAAGAAAAAATATTATTCACGTAAGGGATTCACTTTAGTTGAATTATTAATCGTTATCGTGGTAATCGGGATTCTTTCAGCCATGATGATGCTTTCAAGTACTGAGGCTATGAGTTCAGCAAAGGCCTCTAATATAGCGAGTAATCTACGTAACTTGAAGACAGCAGCTTTGGCATGGTATGCTGATCACACGGATCTAGTTGCAGCAGATGGCAGAGTAAAGACAAACGTAACTGATGCAGATAGTAGTGTCAAGCCATTTCAAGAGCAGAATCAGAACGATGCCCTTGAAGTCGGTAAATACTTCAATAACGAAGACTCAATTTCGATTAACGGAGGGTCTGGCAGTGATCCTATAAAAGCGGGCGGCTATGGAGTTTGCGATGCAGGCAGTGGTTACAGAAGTACGTGGTATGTAGGCTATAAATTTGCCTCGAATGAGGACTCCATTAAAGAAAAGCTCAAAGGCAGGTTAAAAACTTTGGGAATGATCTTGCGCGGAAACACTCCGAATAAAGACGGCGAAACTGTAATATGGCTCAAAGTCATGGGAGAATGGTCACCCGGCAATTAA